A region of Calypte anna isolate BGI_N300 chromosome 22, bCalAnn1_v1.p, whole genome shotgun sequence DNA encodes the following proteins:
- the DUSP26 gene encoding dual specificity protein phosphatase 26 gives MAFLSRFSRNGTRSPSRGSREERHHHPILSVFELERLLYTGKTACNHADEVWPGLYLGDQDIAANRRELAQLHITHILNASHSKWRGGAEYYEGTGIRYLGIEAHDSPSFDMSPYFYPAADFIHQALNEGRILVHCAVGVSRSATLVLAYLMIRHHMPLVEAIKTVKDHRGIIPNRGFLRQLVALDNALRLKRSA, from the exons ATGGCATTCCTGTCCAGGTTTTCCAGGAATGGCACCAGGTCACCAAGCCGAGGCTCACGAGAGGAGCGACACCACCACCCCATCCTCAGCGTCTTTGAGCTGGAGAGGTTGCTGTACACAGGCAAGACAGCCTGTAACCATGCTGATGAGGTCTGGCCAGGGCTCTACCTGGGTGATCA AGATATAGCAGCCAACAGGAGGGAGCTGGCTCAGCTCCACATCACCCACATCCTCAATGCCTCCCACAGCAAGTGGAGGGGGGGTGCTGAGTACTACGAGGGCACGGGCATCCGGTACCTGGGCATCGAGGCCCACGACTCCCCTTCCTTTGACATGAGCCCCTACTTCTACCCTGCAGCTGATTTCATCCACCAAGCACTGAATGAAG GAAGGATCCTTGTGCACTGTGCTGTTGGGGTCAGCAGGTCAGCCACCTTGGTCCTCGCCTACCTCATGATCCGGCACCACATGCCCCTGGTAGAAGCCATAAAAACAGTCAAGGATCACCGTGGGATCATCCCCAACAGGGGCTTCTTGCGCCAGCTGGTGGCCCTGGACAATGCCCTGAGGCTGAAGAGGAGTgcctga